Within the Mycobacterium gordonae genome, the region GCCCGGTGGCCAGGGCGGCGCAGGTGGCTTGCTGGCGGGCGCCGGCGGGTCCGGCGGTGCCGGCGGCAGCGGTGGTGACGGCGGCGCGGGTGGTCGGGGTGGTGACGGCGGCACGGGTGGTGTCGCCGACAACAGCGGCAATGACGGTCCCGGCGGCGCTGGCGGGGAAGGGGGCGGTGGCGGCGTCGCGGGGGTTGGAGGCATCGGTGGCGCCGGCGGGTCCGGCGGGGTTCTCACCGGCGGGGGCGCTGTCGGTTCCGTCGGCGGCCGCGGTTCGGCAGGCACCAGGGGCACAGATGGCCTACCGGGGTGACTTGTTCGCCAAGCACGGCGCGGGGCTAGCGCCTCATCGTTGACACGACGAGCGTGAATTCTGAGTACCCGCCCCGGTTACCACTATTCGCGCGCAGCGGTGGGCGGAACTTGGATCAACCGAGGCGACGTGAGCGGTCGATTCTGCCGGTCAGTGCAGGTTGTGGCCTTGATCCGGTCGGCATCGTCTGTTGAGTGTGGACACCATGATTTGATCGAGCGCTTGACTCGGGGCGCTCATCGGTCTCTTCAATCGAGCGTTCTGCTCCCGAAGCTCGCCAGGCGCCTCGGCGGCGTCGTGTTACGCGAACGCGGACCGCAGGGTTTTAGAAAAAGCTGGATTCATTCCACGGGAGCACACGCCGGTTGGCACCACGACGCCGTGAGTCCGCCTGCGCGCGGCTCTCCGAAGCGACCTCGTTGAGTTGGCACGAACAGCCATTCCGGATCAACACCTATGCGGTGCCTGGCGACGACGGGGGTCGCCGATGGTACGGCCTCCGTCACGACCGTCAGTGCTGCCGACCTCGCGGCAGAAACCCTCGCGAGACGCGCAAACGTCTCCGCGGCATCTGCCTGCCTCCGTCACCAGCGCAGCCGGTGTGAGCTTCGACGCATCACGTGCTGCCGGCCCCATTGCGCTTGACTGAAGATATCATCGTAAGTGAAGATATAGTCAATCTGCTGAGTGGGGAGAACGACATGGTTGATGGCGTCAGGTGCAACGTGGCCCACGCGGCGAGTGCGCCGATCGCCGCAAAGAGCGGCGATCTCAGGACCCCGTTCGAGAGTGCGGTGTTGCTTCACGGCGATGCCGAGCTCAGGTCTCGTCCGGCCTCCTCGATCTGTGCGGCAAGCAGGCCGTCAGTTGGCCGCTTTTTGGAACACAAGACCGCCGCGTTTATTACCTGCGCAAAGGGTCGCAACGGTGTCCGGAGCGGATATCGTCAGCAAATTGCGCCATGCCGTACTAGGCGGCCTTCCCGGCTGCTTGGAACGCTCTAGCGCCGCATAGGTTCAGAACACTCCAGAGATGAGCAATGGTGTGCACCCCCAGGCGGCTGAGGCGTTAAAGCTCTTAGAGCAATTCAATTCGGTCCTCAGCGATCAGATGCACAGATCGAAGGTGGCTACTTTCACTGGCACGGATGCGGCCAAAAGCGTCGGGGCGACCCTTGATGGACGACGCATGCTGACCGGACTCTTCGTCGAGGAAGGTCTGCTGCGGCTGGGTGCGAAAACGGTCGAGGATCGCATCAATGAGGCGCTGGCCAACGCGCAGGCTGCCGCCGCCGCGACGATTCAAGCGCAGCAGCAACAGCTTGCCGCTTCGCTCGCTCACGTCGCGGATTGCCTCAAGAATTCCCTGGGCGGATTCTGATGGGCCTTTACCATTCCAACAATCTGTCGGCATCAATGATCGAGAGATGCTTCCAGATAGCTGTGAGCAACGTTGCGGCCGTTGCCGTTGCG harbors:
- a CDS encoding YbaB/EbfC family nucleoid-associated protein yields the protein MSNGVHPQAAEALKLLEQFNSVLSDQMHRSKVATFTGTDAAKSVGATLDGRRMLTGLFVEEGLLRLGAKTVEDRINEALANAQAAAAATIQAQQQQLAASLAHVADCLKNSLGGF